One genomic region from Dermacentor variabilis isolate Ectoservices chromosome 6, ASM5094787v1, whole genome shotgun sequence encodes:
- the LOC142585450 gene encoding uncharacterized protein LOC142585450 isoform X2, with protein MTRTGGPSEGNVDSARSLPNTHQSDHADAEPPRDWCVADLLLGRRLRGVVRGALTTRPPRLPPAVLPDLQLVTDPESQSRASTPARSLARSASWETIFLYSQYARPLDVLSENWERHQRRKVLRRLFCCCPQS; from the exons ATGACCCGGACAGGTGGACCCTCCGAGGGTAACGTCGACTCCGCGAGGAGCTTGCCGAACACACATCAAAGCG ACCACGCTGACGCGGAGCCTCCACGAGACTGGTGCGTGGCCGACTTGCTGCTGGGCCGTCGTCTGCGGGGCGTGGTGAGGGGCGCGCTGACGACCCGGCCACCCCGGCTGCCGCCCGCGGTGCTTCCCGACCTGCAGCTGGTGACGGACCCGGAGTCCCAGTCGCGCGCGTCGACGCCAGCGCGCAGCCTAGCCAGGTCGGCCTCGTGGGAGACGATCTTTCTCTACTCGCAGTACGCCCGGCCCTTGGACGTGCTCAGCGAAAATTGGGAACG GCATCAACGTAGGAAAGTCCTCCGCCGCCTCTTCTGCTGCTGTCCGCAATCCTGA
- the LOC142585450 gene encoding uncharacterized protein LOC142585450 isoform X1: protein MTRTGGPSEGNVDSARSLPNTHQSVRGCADHADAEPPRDWCVADLLLGRRLRGVVRGALTTRPPRLPPAVLPDLQLVTDPESQSRASTPARSLARSASWETIFLYSQYARPLDVLSENWERHQRRKVLRRLFCCCPQS, encoded by the exons ATGACCCGGACAGGTGGACCCTCCGAGGGTAACGTCGACTCCGCGAGGAGCTTGCCGAACACACATCAAAGCG TGCGTGGATGCGCAGACCACGCTGACGCGGAGCCTCCACGAGACTGGTGCGTGGCCGACTTGCTGCTGGGCCGTCGTCTGCGGGGCGTGGTGAGGGGCGCGCTGACGACCCGGCCACCCCGGCTGCCGCCCGCGGTGCTTCCCGACCTGCAGCTGGTGACGGACCCGGAGTCCCAGTCGCGCGCGTCGACGCCAGCGCGCAGCCTAGCCAGGTCGGCCTCGTGGGAGACGATCTTTCTCTACTCGCAGTACGCCCGGCCCTTGGACGTGCTCAGCGAAAATTGGGAACG GCATCAACGTAGGAAAGTCCTCCGCCGCCTCTTCTGCTGCTGTCCGCAATCCTGA